Within Methanobacterium bryantii, the genomic segment TGTTAAAAAATAAAGGTGTAGAAAGACTTATTTCCAAATTATATTTTAATAGTAAAGTAATAATTAATATAAATCAAAATGAAATATTAGATAATGTTAAAAGACCACATATATTCTTTAATAATACAGTAACAGCATCTCTTATTTTTTAGTTGATTTTGTACATCATAATGCAAAATCAGTTTATCTCCAGATTTATGATTAATGAAATTTTACAAGATTTAGACCACAAAAACAATTTCGTATTAGACCTGCAAATAGGTAAAGATACAGTAGGCAGCAATAAATATTAAAAGATTTAAATTGTACTAAAACTTAGATTACAGGAGGCATTTAGTGTCAGATGAAAAAATTCTGATAGTTGAGGACGAAATCATCGTTGCAATGGCTTTAGAACAAAAATTGCTAGATCTAGAGTATGTCATAGTGGACAGTGTTAGCACCGGCGAAGATGCAGTCAAATGTGCTAAACAGTTAAAACCAGACTTAATATTAATGGATATAACTTTAAAAGGGAAAATGAATGGTATAGAAGCTGCAAAGCAGATAAAAGATAATTTGGATATCCCAATAATTTATTTGACAGCATATTCTTACAGTGAAGTGGTAAAGTATGTCCCCCTAATAGAACCCTATGAATATTTAGTTAAACCATTCAAGAAAAGTGAATTGAATAATTATATTAAAATGTCTCTTTCAAATCATAGAGCAAAAAAAGCGGAAAATACCAACAAAACACTAACTAAATTTCAGGGCTTTGTTAAAGCAACAAGGAACTAAAAACTATTTAAATAGTTGAAATCCAAGACAAATTATGCCTGCAATCTTTCAATTATGTTCTAATCCATTAAATTCAATTACAAAATTTGTTATTTTATGATAAATTATAACTTAAACGCTCTGGAGTATTGTGCAAATATTACTCTTTAAATTATTATGTAATTTTTGGTTAAATAAAATGGATTTTTTTAAACAAGTTCAATTTAAATTAATCAGTATGGAAAAACTTTGTTTTTTTCAATATAACATATGAAGTATGAACCATGGACATGTAAAAATCACAGCTAACAAACACGATGTGTTTGTCGCCTGCAAAATCTTCAATTG encodes:
- a CDS encoding response regulator, whose product is MSDEKILIVEDEIIVAMALEQKLLDLEYVIVDSVSTGEDAVKCAKQLKPDLILMDITLKGKMNGIEAAKQIKDNLDIPIIYLTAYSYSEVVKYVPLIEPYEYLVKPFKKSELNNYIKMSLSNHRAKKAENTNKTLTKFQGFVKATRN